The Setaria viridis chromosome 9, Setaria_viridis_v4.0, whole genome shotgun sequence sequence AATTCCAAAAAGAACCAAGAACAATCACTCGTATATGTTGAATCTTGAATCCGTCCCTTTCTCTGCGATCTGAGCTAGTGTTCAAGGCTGAATCAATCCATGAAACAAAAGGAGCAGACAGGGGAAGATAGAACAAAACAAGAATGGACAGAAGGCAACCTTATTCAGCGTGGACGGATCAGGAGCCGAGATCGACCGTGGTGAGAAATTGCAGGGAGTCCCGTACATGTCGAGGGACCCGGACATCGAGGCAGCAGCCTCTCGCATACCCCACGCTGCCTCGGTTTTGTTAAACCGATGAACAGGGCTACTGTTAATCAAGATTCCAGCAGCAACGCGCCGTGCTCGTTTCCCTCTATATACTGCTGCCTGCTGGTGCTGGATTTCGATCTGACGGCAACCAAGACAAGCCTCCGCGGACACGAGTCCCCCTAGTTTCGCTAACCACGTCTCGTTTCCTCCGAAAACGGCAAAACCCCACCCCAGGCCCCAAGGAGATGGCtcacgtcggcgccgccgccgcggccggcggcaacGGCGAGGCATTCTGGACGGCGTGCCCGCACTGCTGCCACGTGCACCTCTACCCGCGCCCCTACCTCGGGCTCCGCCTCCGCTGCCCGGTcccggcctgccgccgcgccTTCCGCGCCTCCGAGcttcccgccgcgccgcccgtcgTCCCCGGCGCCGACATGTACTTCTGCACCTGGGCATTCTTCCCGCTCGgcccgcccgccaccaccgACGCCTGGGTGCCCTTCGCCCCGTTCCACCCATTCAGCCCcccgccctccccctccccgtcccccgcccccgccccgaaccccgccgccgcatccaccgACACGCCAACCCGCCCGACGTCCCGGAGGAAGGTCGGGGTGTGCCTCAAGGGGAGGGCACgggccgaggcggaggaggaagaggaagcgaCAGCCGCCGCCGTCAATCTCGAGGCCGGGGCGGCTGGGCTCGGCGAAAGGGACGGCACCGGCATCGACATCGACATCGACATCAACGAGACGGTCGACCTCAGCGACCTGGGCTTCCGCGTCGACGACATGGGGGTGCTCCACGACTTGCCGTGAGGCATTCGTGGACTCGTGAGGCGGAGGAACAAGGGAAAGGTTCTGCCTTTTGATCACAATCTTGTTCTTGCTAATGCTGCTTACTGACTAACAGGCCAACGAGGTGGATGGTTTGTTGGAAAACTTAGAAGTGCATTGGAATCGGCGTATTTTTGCCTAAGCTTAGCTTAGTTTCTGATGGAAATGTAGGGTTCATTGCTGCAAAGCTGTTAGATTTTCTGATTTAACATCATGGCGGTGGAGATGCAGAATGTGGCTCCTTTTGTGTTGATTTGGTGGTGTAAAGTGGGATCCATGCTTAATGCTGCCTCTATCTATATGAAATCATAGTTTCTGTTTCTGCTTGGTTTCATCTGATGGTACTGTTCTCCTGATGGCTCCTTTTGTGTTGACTTGATGGTACTGCCTCTatcgttgtttttttttcctgaaatgaATTGTGAAGTGACAATGCTTTGTGCTGCTCACATGGCTTGATTATGGACTTTCTCATGCAAAGATTATGGGAGTTTGAGACAACTGTCTTGTGTGGACTTCAGGACTTGAAGGTGTAAGCTGGGATTCGTGCTGTCTCTACGAGGAAGTTTACTTAATCTTGCATCAATGTACATAGAATTCTTAGTTTCTGTTTGTGACCAGTTTCATCGGATGGTGCTGCTATCTTGAGGATATCTTTTCAGTTATTGTTGTGTTTGCTGAAATGAATTGTGAGGTTGccctaaaataaaaaaaaagattgagaGATACCAATGCTTGGTCCTGCTCACATTGCTTGTTTGTGGGCTTTCTGATGCAATGGTCCTGTGATTTTGACTCATGTTTAGAAAAATGGTAGGTAAAAGTTTGCTGTTGGTGTGCAATCTAATTGCAATCAATCAGAGAATTAGGCTTTCTGACATTTTGCACCTGTGTAGTTTCATGTTCAATCTAGTACCTTGAAAGTTAAAGTTTTGAGTGGATTTAGATGGCCTCATCTCATAGAACTGgttatttgaattttttttccatgcattTGCTAAGGAATCATGTAACATTGCTGCCGCTTTCCGTTTCATTTATGTCCAAGTTTTGTCTGATCTTTGTGTCCCCATCATATGGATACTGTGGCATTTGTTGGTGAAGCTTCTTGTGTTTATTTTCCTTGCTTCATATATATCTTTGGTTAGTGGTGACATAAAGGGGAACTCTTGGCTTATAGTTTTGATATAATATTGTGCCTTCCTCACGATGTGATCTGTCAGGTTTATCAAGTTTGACGGTGCTGAATCTTATTTACAAGAAGGTAAAATCTTCTATGAGTATGGAGTCACACAAATCGTTGCATTTTGTCTCATTTCTGTTCAAGTTGTATGTGATCTATTGATCATGGCAATGACTGTAATGTGGATACAGTTATGCTTTCTTGGTGAAGCTTCTGATGTTCATTCTACTTCCTCGATAAATATATTTGGTTAGTGATGTTATAATACTGGTACCTCTTGGATTGTAGTTATCATATGATAGTGTAGCTGGATCAGAATGTAGGCTCCAAACTTAACCATGTCAGCATCTTATTTATAAAGAAAAACACATATTTGTACCTTATGTCGTGTTgcagcttttttttcttccattttggATATTTAATGTTTATTTTGCGTTGCTTACAAAAATCTGGAGCAAAGAGGTTGCAACTTTTGCTAAGCTTTTATTAGGCTGCTTGTTTCTTTGTATGTCCACTTTGTGTCAATATTGTGCCTGATGTTTGCTTGACAGAAGTTTTGGGTGATAGCTTCCAGGTGCAACTTAGGATGCTTGAAACATCCACAAAGTCC is a genomic window containing:
- the LOC117840098 gene encoding uncharacterized protein — its product is MAHVGAAAAAGGNGEAFWTACPHCCHVHLYPRPYLGLRLRCPVPACRRAFRASELPAAPPVVPGADMYFCTWAFFPLGPPATTDAWVPFAPFHPFSPPPSPSPSPAPAPNPAAASTDTPTRPTSRRKVGVCLKGRARAEAEEEEEATAAAVNLEAGAAGLGERDGTGIDIDIDINETVDLSDLGFRVDDMGVLHDLP